A region of Acidobacteriota bacterium DNA encodes the following proteins:
- the murC gene encoding UDP-N-acetylmuramate--L-alanine ligase: MIFQRFGLRRLHFVGIGGTGMSGIAEVLLDNGFEVSGSDLVASEVTARLERLGARICQGHAAENLNGGVDLLVISSAVSEDNPEVRAARGRGITVVRRAEMLAELMRLKYGVAVAGTHGKTTTTSLVGTVLTEAGLDPTVIVGGRVRALGTGARLGQSDYLVAEADEFDRSFLRLHPVIAVVTSIDREHLDTYPDLDAIRDAFEEFANRVPFFGRVILCLDDPNIQSLLPALRERRVVTYGLSPQAELAAFDLEAIGHGMRFKVRSSQHGLLGRVDLPMPGEHNVRNALAAVGVGLAMELDFVRISEALSTFGGVHRRFERLGRWRGADVVDDYAHHPTEVVATLRAARQSYPKARVHAVFQPHLYSRTRDQGEAFGRALLEADRALVTDIYGSREDPLEGVSAQLILDAAKASGHRQVVHCPRWQDAPALLADDIAAGDLVITLGAGDIYKLGIALVEEEGGSS; encoded by the coding sequence ATGATCTTTCAGCGCTTCGGCCTGCGCCGGCTGCACTTCGTCGGCATCGGCGGCACCGGCATGAGCGGCATCGCCGAGGTTCTCCTCGACAACGGCTTCGAGGTCAGCGGCAGCGATCTGGTGGCGTCCGAGGTGACGGCCCGGCTGGAGCGCCTCGGAGCCCGGATCTGCCAGGGCCACGCGGCCGAGAACCTCAACGGTGGTGTCGATCTGCTGGTCATCTCCTCGGCCGTTTCCGAGGACAACCCGGAAGTGCGCGCTGCCCGCGGTCGCGGCATCACGGTGGTGCGGCGGGCCGAGATGCTCGCCGAGCTGATGCGCCTCAAGTACGGCGTCGCCGTCGCCGGCACCCACGGCAAGACCACCACCACCTCGCTGGTCGGCACCGTGCTCACCGAAGCCGGCCTCGATCCGACGGTGATCGTCGGCGGTCGGGTGCGCGCCCTCGGCACCGGCGCACGTCTCGGCCAGAGCGACTATCTGGTGGCCGAGGCGGACGAGTTCGATCGCAGCTTCCTGCGCCTCCATCCGGTGATCGCGGTGGTGACCTCGATCGATCGCGAGCACCTCGACACCTACCCCGATCTCGATGCCATTCGCGACGCCTTCGAGGAGTTCGCCAACCGCGTGCCTTTCTTCGGCCGCGTCATCCTGTGCCTCGATGATCCCAACATTCAGTCGCTCTTGCCGGCCCTGCGCGAGCGCCGCGTCGTCACCTACGGCCTGTCGCCGCAGGCCGAGCTCGCCGCCTTCGATCTCGAGGCCATCGGTCATGGCATGCGCTTCAAGGTGCGCAGCTCGCAGCACGGCTTGCTGGGGCGGGTCGACCTGCCCATGCCCGGCGAGCACAACGTGCGCAACGCCCTGGCGGCGGTCGGCGTCGGCCTCGCCATGGAGCTCGATTTCGTTCGCATCAGCGAGGCCCTGTCGACCTTCGGAGGGGTCCACCGTCGCTTCGAGCGTCTCGGCCGCTGGCGCGGCGCCGACGTCGTCGACGACTACGCCCACCATCCCACGGAGGTGGTGGCGACCCTGCGAGCGGCGCGCCAGAGCTATCCCAAGGCGCGCGTCCACGCGGTCTTCCAGCCCCATCTCTACTCGCGCACCCGCGACCAGGGAGAAGCCTTCGGACGCGCCTTGCTGGAAGCCGACCGGGCTCTGGTGACGGACATCTACGGCTCGCGCGAAGACCCCCTCGAGGGGGTCTCGGCGCAGCTCATCCTGGACGCCGCCAAGGCCAGCGGTCACCGCCAGGTGGTGCACTGCCCGCGCTGGCAGGACGCCCCGGCTTTGCTCGCCGACGACATCGCCGCGGGCGATCTGGTCATCACCCTCGGCGCCGGCGATATCTACAAGCTCGGCATCGCCCTGGTCGAAGAGGAAGGAGGCTCGTCGTGA
- a CDS encoding FtsQ-type POTRA domain-containing protein → MSDDPRQRPSTVLGPVRPTGGQVLPFRRRAVKPKRKKRSLALSLWRPFSLAVLLVGLPVATGSWALSSPHFALRETVVEGTAQVTDGWIEQSLEPLVGRNLLTLSLAEVDTALSRHPWIAGLEVSKELPHRLVVAVVERQPVAVIEREGEDWLADASGEPIEALAGRAAARLPRVSGGGDAVPRALEVLAELEASEPRWAEGVTAVEVLSDGGARLHTESLPFPLLVRAGQIAPKAGRLASLVGEIELRYPGLVALDLRYAERIVLRPAGNEA, encoded by the coding sequence GTGAGCGACGATCCGCGGCAGCGGCCGAGTACCGTCCTCGGGCCGGTGCGCCCGACCGGTGGTCAGGTGCTGCCCTTCCGCCGCCGGGCGGTCAAGCCGAAGCGCAAGAAGCGCAGCCTGGCGCTCTCCCTGTGGCGGCCCTTCTCCCTCGCCGTGCTGCTCGTCGGGCTGCCCGTGGCGACCGGGTCTTGGGCCTTGAGCTCGCCGCACTTCGCACTGCGCGAAACGGTGGTCGAGGGCACCGCCCAGGTCACCGACGGCTGGATCGAGCAGTCCCTCGAGCCCTTGGTGGGTCGCAATCTGCTGACCCTCTCGCTGGCCGAGGTCGATACCGCTTTGTCGCGTCATCCCTGGATTGCCGGCCTCGAGGTGTCGAAGGAGCTGCCCCACCGGCTGGTCGTGGCGGTGGTCGAACGGCAGCCGGTGGCGGTGATCGAACGGGAGGGCGAGGACTGGCTGGCGGATGCCTCCGGCGAGCCGATCGAGGCCCTCGCCGGCCGCGCCGCCGCCCGCCTGCCGCGGGTTTCCGGCGGCGGAGACGCGGTGCCCCGGGCCCTCGAGGTGCTCGCCGAGCTCGAGGCCAGTGAGCCGCGCTGGGCCGAGGGAGTGACGGCGGTCGAGGTTTTGTCTGACGGTGGGGCTCGGCTGCACACCGAGTCGCTGCCCTTCCCGCTGCTGGTGCGGGCCGGGCAGATCGCGCCGAAGGCGGGACGCCTGGCGTCCTTGGTTGGGGAAATCGAACTGCGATATCCGGGTCTGGTGGCTCTGGATTTGCGATACGCGGAGCGCATCGTGCTCCGGCCGGCGGGGAACGAAGCATGA
- the ftsA gene encoding cell division protein FtsA: protein MSKPEDYYVGIDIGSSKVGVLIGQMDDQGALEVVGRGEAPNRGTRKGNIVNVEATVDALKAASEEAEVMAGVEISRAYVGVAGADIRSVNARGMVSVARRDREITRQDIQRVLDAAQAAALPSDREILHAIPQEFLVDEQGGIGDPLGMLGSRLEVTVHLVTGNVTRSKTLLTCVNRAGIEVIEMVFEPLASASAVLTPDERELGVLLLDIGSGTSEYALFLDAEPYHSAVLPIGAGHFTNDLAMVLRTPFAEAERIKVKSGCCLATMVTDQEGVAVPSVAGGAERVVPKRELCGILQPRAEELFCLVRDDLGKHGFDERLRGGVVLTGGGAQLDGLAEMASQIFDTGVRYGLPRGLGGLVDVINSPAWCAASGLLLYGRDAERRREPKRRPTFSVKGMMGSLRGMFEDLL, encoded by the coding sequence ATGAGCAAGCCTGAGGACTATTACGTAGGCATCGACATCGGCTCTTCGAAGGTCGGTGTGCTGATCGGTCAGATGGACGATCAGGGCGCCCTCGAGGTGGTCGGCCGTGGCGAGGCGCCCAATCGCGGCACCCGCAAGGGCAACATCGTCAATGTCGAGGCGACCGTCGATGCCCTCAAAGCAGCCAGCGAAGAGGCCGAGGTGATGGCCGGGGTGGAGATTTCGCGCGCCTATGTCGGGGTTGCCGGGGCCGACATCCGCAGCGTCAACGCTCGCGGCATGGTGTCGGTGGCGCGGCGCGACCGCGAGATCACCCGCCAGGACATCCAGCGGGTGCTCGATGCCGCCCAGGCGGCGGCCCTGCCTTCCGATCGCGAGATCCTGCACGCCATCCCGCAGGAGTTCCTGGTCGACGAGCAGGGCGGCATCGGCGATCCGCTGGGCATGCTCGGCAGCCGCCTCGAGGTGACGGTCCACCTGGTGACCGGCAACGTCACCCGCTCGAAGACGCTGCTGACCTGCGTCAACCGGGCCGGCATCGAGGTCATCGAGATGGTCTTCGAGCCGCTGGCTTCGGCGTCGGCGGTGCTGACGCCGGACGAACGCGAGCTCGGCGTGTTGCTGCTCGATATCGGCAGCGGCACCAGCGAGTACGCCCTCTTCCTCGATGCCGAGCCCTACCACAGTGCCGTCCTGCCGATCGGCGCCGGCCACTTCACCAATGACCTGGCGATGGTGCTGCGCACCCCCTTCGCCGAAGCCGAGCGCATCAAGGTGAAAAGCGGCTGTTGCCTCGCCACCATGGTCACCGATCAAGAGGGCGTGGCGGTGCCGAGCGTCGCCGGCGGTGCCGAACGGGTGGTGCCGAAGCGCGAGCTCTGCGGCATCCTGCAGCCGCGGGCCGAGGAGCTCTTCTGCCTGGTGCGGGACGATCTCGGCAAGCACGGCTTCGATGAGCGCCTGCGCGGCGGCGTGGTGCTCACCGGCGGCGGTGCCCAGCTCGACGGGTTGGCCGAGATGGCCTCCCAGATCTTCGATACCGGCGTGCGCTACGGCCTGCCGCGGGGGCTCGGAGGTCTGGTCGACGTGATCAATTCACCGGCCTGGTGTGCCGCCTCCGGACTGTTGCTCTACGGTCGCGACGCCGAGCGCCGGCGCGAGCCGAAGCGCCGACCGACCTTCAGCGTCAAGGGCATGATGGGCAGCCTGCGGGGCATGTTCGAGGACTTGCTGTGA